The Rhopalosiphum maidis isolate BTI-1 chromosome 2, ASM367621v3, whole genome shotgun sequence genome segment TCAGCTAAAGcttacaataatactattgcGATAATACGCAGTGATaagaagttaatattaattaaaatgttatattgattattgtagTGCAATATTTGGCAATCTAATTCGTGGCTGGcctaatttaatgattttaaacacGTTTTGTAAATATTCGTTCATATTTGCTTGTTGTGGGTAAGGGGTCTGGTGTGCCTTGCTTTCTGGACTGTTTTGATGAGTTGCTGGTTGAAGCGtgtaaattctaaaaacaatgCGACTCTTTAAATTGAATTCCATTCgtaaattctgattttaaaatattattacgatgtgatggtaaacatacaaatattttttttgatacactGTAATGTGTGCACATTAAACATACATACAATGTATGTAACACAGAGCGTATTTTATGGAAACGGGACATTTTTGCGGAGTATAACTTAGGTATGTCAGATAGGTATTGTAAACGGAATAAAAACCTGTAGAAAGAAAAACAGttatcgaaataaaatattacgtgtccttcatattatgttaacgaCACTTTAAgaactttaaatgttattgatgtgtacggtttttaatttttaatttaacgtaGGTATCGACTAAtcgaattattgtattatatatttacactttttaatcataaagtaACTGTTGaagtaggtaattaattttttgtataaggtAGGAACAAAATGAATGTCCACAGGGTAGGactttaaaaaataggtatcttttaataattatattttaagtggataaataacaacaaaagtaCTACCtctatacaatacatacataataatgtatttgtaattcaatattataagcgGTACGGTAagcatttaaaacatttttattcaaataaattttcatatggTTGTGTGTAaagtgtaatattgtattctgtGGATTTTCTCTACAGTTCCCCAAAaggttatatacattataatatttaattattatcgacaGGCTTAATTaaacgtttattaaaaaatatataaataattaaaacaatttttttacggttgtttatagtagataataattttgtttatctaaCACACACGTTAAAGTCGTACCTATAGTATAAATCTTAATGTGTGATGGAGACAAGTACAACACTACACAGTTATTGTCGATTTGTTATGGCCTACtatgttgtaaaaaatcaGTGTTAAAGGTCACGGTAAAGGGCGGTTATGCATAATAAAAGCGAAATACGAAATGTGTGATGGCCCTGAAAAGGGCCGTTTTAATGGAATGGTGGTGTATTGAACTAAAGATTAGGCGCGTTCTCCGCGGATACGACGGGCAAGTTGGATATCCTTTGGCATGATCGTGACGCGTTTGGCGTGGATGGCGCACAAGTTGGTGTCTTCGAAAAGACCGACCAAATAGGCCTCGCTGGCTTCCTGCAACGCCATGACGGCGGAGCTCTGGAAACGCAAGTCGGTCTTGAAGTCCTGGGCGATTTCACGCACCAGACGTTGGAACGGCAATTTGCGGATCAACAGCTCCGTGCTCTTCTGGTAACGACGGATTTCACGGAGAGCGACTGTTCCCGGACGGTAACGATGGGGTTTCTTCACTCCTCCGGTGGCGGGTGCGCTCTTACGGGCGGCTTTGGTGGCCAACTGCTTCCTGGGAGCCTTACCTCCGGTAGATTTGCGGGCTGTCTGCTTGGTACGGGCCATTGTTGAATTCGTTTGTGTACGATTAGACGAACTGTAAAATACTGATGGTTCTCTGAAACCAAACAcactagtatttatataaaaacggaTTCGTTTCTACCGTTATCATTGGTCGACGCGTTGTCGATAATCGGTAAGTGGGAGAAAACAAATGTAGCGTTTCGATTGGCCGTTAGTGCTCCGTGAAACGcataaatacattgaaatttGTTAATCGAGCATCAGTCAACGTTCAGCGTTCGTCGCAGCAGTTTGTCGAGTAATCAGCTAGAAACTACATAAAATCAACATGACCGGACGCGGTAAAGGAGGAAAAGGTCTTGGAAAAGGAGGAGCCAAACGTCATCGTAAAGTGCTCCGCGATAACATCCAGGGAATCACCAAGCCCGCCATTCGTCGGTTAGCTCGTCGTGGTGGAGTAAAACGTATCTCCGGTTTGATATACGAAGAAACCCGTGGAGTGTTGAAAGTGTTCCTGGAAAACGTAATCCGTGATGCCGTGACATACACCGAGCACGCCAAGAGGAAGACCGTCACCGCCATGGACGTCGTGTACGCCCTCAAACGCCAAGGTCGTACCCTGTACGGTTTTGGAGGTTAATACGTCTCATTTGCGATTTGCatacattgttaaaaaaaaacactattaaaAAGGCCCTTTTCAGGGCCACtactttttttacataactcCACTGCCCCCGCAGTAGTGTACTGTGTCCAATATTTCTATTTGTTTTGTTCTAGttcatatcaaattatttttgtgttggtGGAGTAATAAGTTTTATGTGTGTAATTAGATTTGAAACACAATAGTAACACTGTTCTTTATAAGTGTGTATAAactcaaatataaaaacaatacgaaATTGATTTCTGTGTAAACCAAATTGGTGTTTACCACGAATGCTCGCGGGTaggttaaaagttaatatagaaatcactggaataatatttatcacataTTGATATGGATTGAGACTAAAAAAATTTGCGGAAGGTATTTTTTCAATCTAATTGATAATGGTAATTTTATAGTAGTTTTGATGTAATACACTACTTTGTTACAGCTAATAGACAGATCCACTTTGTTGATgtcataagaatattataatatgttatgtacgGACCTAACTTTTACTAAGTGAGCTCTTACTATGTCGGGATTCCCGAAGGAGAAAATAAACCTTCCTTCATTAAGGCTGCAAATGACTATCATATCACTCTATCTATCTATCActatcaatgttttttttttcgtgttacgtcataattttgtatttaaattatttgatacatttttctgACACAAGGAGATTTACGTTTTAGTCTATTATGATCCCTGAACACTTTATCAATCGACATAACTTACAATATTaagacatatattaaataccaattatatcgtaatatttatttatttttgtagattGTTAATGGGTACGCACACACAGAATGTATGTGAGTCATGCTCATTGATCTGGACTTTAATATGATAACTAAGCGCAGATAAACCTGACGACACAATAACAAGTATATATGActacagtatttatttttacaacttgTCACGATGATGAAGTTAGAAGTATATTCTGTACCAAGATAAAATTTAGCTCAACAGCGttagtgtaatttaaaaaaggagAAGACTTACGCTACAttgaatatgataaatttgtgGCCCTGAAAAGGGCCGTTTTATTAGAAGATTAGGTGTTGCTTGCTAAGTGTGATTAGACTTTTTTCTCGGTTTTTTTGGGTAAGAGAACAGCTTGGATGTTGGGCAACACACCACCTTGTGCGATGGTAACTCCGGACAACAATTTGTTCAATTCTTCGTCGTTCCTGATTGCCAATTGCAAATGTCTGGGGATGATACGAGATTTCTTGTTGTCACGGGCAGCGTTACCGGCCAATTCCAACACTTCGGCTGCCAAATATTCCATAACGGCGGCCAGGTATACCGGTGCACCGGCTCCGACGCGCTCGGCGTAATTTCCTTTTCTCAACAAACGATGGATACGACCGACGGGGAACTGGAGTCCGGCACGGGACGACCGGGTCTTGGATTTACCTCCCTTCGATTTGCCTGCTTTGCCTCTTCCGCTCATGATTGTGTGTGTGCTTGACTGCTTTGTTAACGATTCGAACACTGAATGATGATTAAACCCATCGGTAGGGGCCATTATATAGCCAAAATTTAGAAAACAGTGCTGCGATTGGACAGTTTGAAACGTCATGACGATATTGCTTGACTTTGTTTGATATGCAACTACTACTAAACGATGTTGTTTTCCATCATCATTCTAATAATGTTTTCTCTTGGAAAAGCTACTATTTTTATCAGACACGTAACCGCTGTAAATCCTGTTTGTTCTGTTTTATCTATTAGAATTTGGCCAATGCCTGTTTGACGTGTCTCCTTGGGTTACTAATATATACCGTCGCTTCGTGTATTCCGACATCATTCGAGTTTGAATTATTTCACCGTCAACGACCACAATTCACAGAAAAATTATCAGCCATGGCTCCAGGAGGTAAATCCGCGGGAAAGGCGATGAAAAAATCGTCCGGCAAGGCACAAAAGAACATCGCCAAATCTGACAAGAAACGCAAGCCCAAGAGGAAAGAATCATACGCCATCTACATCTACAAAGTATTGAAACAAGTACATCCCGACACCGGTGTTTCCTCTAAGGCAATGAGCATTATGAACAGTTTTGTCAACGATTTGTTCGAGCGTATTGCCGCCGAGTCCAGTCGTCTGGCTCACTACAACAAGCGATCGACCATCACCAGTCGGGAGATTCAAACCGCCGTCCGACTCTTGTTGCCCGGTGAATTGGCCAAGCACGCCGTCAGTGAAGGAACAAAAGCCGTAACCAAGTACACTAGTTCCAAATAattgacttatattataacactctCTTTAAAAAGGCCCTTTTTAGGGCCACCAATTTTTCTATGATATACCACTGTTATAAtcgatgattatttttaaaatttaaaaattgaaataatactttttttgtcgCGTACAAACCTCCtgtgaataattataacaaaaataattttatcccggttaaaaacatttgttgaACAGTGAACACataattatcatcataatactTAACTTTATCCATGGGtgacttacatattttaaagtgcATCGACGCACTTGAACCACCGCATACATCTTGATTGAGCTTCCTATACCAAGCTTGCCCTAATTCAAATCTATATCCGTATAGATCCAAAGGTGGAAAACAGTGTATAATTGCCAATgtccttttttttcaaaatctgtTGATAAAGAGGTAGGAATCTGTACTTTTATTTCCGTATTCAAGGAGCTTGTCTTTATGAGATTGACTAATATTAGTGGGAGACCATATTTTTCTAGTATAGACATTAAAGGTTCACGATGAATGCAGTAGTAGacctttttaaaatcaataaatatcatgTGCACTTCTTTATTAAATTCCCTCATCTTTTGTAGTATTTGTCTTACTATGAATATTTGGTCAATCGTCGATCTATTTTTCCTAAATCCTACCTGGTAGTCTCCCAGTAATTTCTCTGCCTATGGTCTCACTCTGTCTAAAATACAGTTTGACAATATCTTATACGTGACATTAAGTAGGGCTATGTCTCTGTAATTACACAATTTTCTATCCCCGTTCTTGTAAttagaacaaataatttttccaatCTTCGAGAATCACCTCCTTTACCCAAATCTCCTTCACCAACAAATATATGTACTCAGTTAGTTCATTTCCCATGTTTTTAACAGTTATTAGTAATTGAACAAAAAGCTTTGCAGTCGATTTTTGGCCCTTGCATAGATAGCAATACAGGAGAGTGGAGAATCAGACATAATGTGGAGATCAGTGAGCTATATCCAAAGTCAAAAATAGTCGACGATATAAGGAAGAGGCGACTCTTATGGGCTGGCCACGCATGAAGAAAAGAAAGAGCCCTTATTACAAGGTACTATGTGGCTCTCCAGAAAGCATAAAATCAGTTGATAGGTCAAGGTCGAGGTAGGAAGACTAAGTGTCAAAAGATGTGGAACAAGTTGAACCAGATACTTTTTGGCGAGTCATAGCGGAGGATATAAAGAAATGGCATAGCATATGATTATCAGTTTAGTCTTAAAGGTCGTTAACTACGGAGAAGAAGAAAAAtagtatgattataaatttatttatgggtAAGTTTAACCAGTCGTGACCCATAGGTTGGGAAACACTGCTGTATAGcactctttaaataaatacatattatatttatttaaaattgttttgatatgtattttttcagaaattaaattaatacaatttttcatgataaacctataatttatgttaaaaataattacttataatattacaggaagaaaaatatttaaatctccctgaaagtataaaaatatttaacttgtgaatgaaatgtttatagtttctggtaaatgcaatattaaaaataaatattctttttaaataaaaacaactagttataaatttaaacgaataatataaactcacataacacaataataattttttgggtatatatttcaaaaaatatataccctgaaaactttaattttttataaatagtataaaactcgcattaataataactggattattttattttattgtagtttgagtgttctgtataataataatacctaattgtaATAGGTTAACGacgaaacataataatgaactataaaatattatgtataaacaaatcttaatttatttattaaatgcctTACCTCTAGAAAAATATCTGGGAATGCTCAGGTAATTTCCTGttcttaacattattattgtttaaagtgTATTCTGATTAAATGAGTGAATTTCCGCATAATGTATCGATTgacttttaaagttaattttgcGCGtacactattaaaaaatatgtctgaAATTCCTACAACAAAAAAAGCAAAAGTAGCTCAATACCTTTTATAATTCCCTAATGAAACTTTTAAGAATGATGGACATGTGTTACTTTGTGTAGCTTGTGGACAATCTGTATCTTGTTTGCAACGTTTTCTAATAACTCagcatataaatacattaaaacataaagaaaattaattgagaaaaaataaatcctctTCAGCATCTTTGATTAGTAAGTCAACTTTGAATACCGATTTATGTCAAACATTAATCAAGGCTGACATACcactaactaaattaaaaaatccaacttttaaaatgttcttggAAAAGTACACTGGACAAGCTATTCCTGAAgaaagctaataataataatagctaataagcttataaaaatcagtataaaagatattttgttcaaagatatttttgtttaaagatatttttatcaaagacGTTATTTCGAAGATATTTTGACCGGTCaccattttgaatattataaacatgtgATATGTTATTCTTTGTATAGATGATGGTGGACTATTAAATTACTTGTATGTAATGCAGTTTAGTAAGTAATTAAGAGTAAAGTTTCAGCATGTACTATATAATgctataaagtttaatattaaaaaaaattaaacaaaataattgatatataatatatttatgaacaaaatttaaaatgaatacataattattatgtaaaaataatacacatatgcTTTTTttgcatgttttaatttattttggtaaatcaattaattttattgattatgttTAATCTTATCAGTGtttacaatttcatttttattttagtattcaaattaaaacgaaaaaataagtaaCGTTTGAAAGtacaataacatttaacattaatattttatagcgtttaaatatttaaaaacgtaaatacgatatatatttttgtaaattgacTGATttagagtaataataatctataaatagtaaatatattattaatcaataatcatatgttatttttacgttGAAAACTCGTGTACCaaactacataaaatattctctttatgagaaaattttaaagaatgaatattaagtttaattattaaactattatgtgttattaattaaacttttaagttttttcgCTATGGCCTTTAACTTAAATGGATgctaatatagtaatgtatacatataaatacgtatGCGAGTGATTTAAATCAAACATTAACTATTGCAAAAATTGAAGACATCTCAATTGACTTTAGAAAGGTTTCAGTTGAAGTAAACCGTACGTTCTTATTTCTTATCGTTGTgaaatacgttttatattcaactaataaactatcatgtgttattaatcaaatattttgatttttcactATGACCtaagtatagttttaatgCGTCctaatgtatacgtataaatatgtaagtgattgatttaatttaaaaattaattatcgcAGAAAATAAAGATGATCTTCAAAtcaattcaaaacatttaaataaaggtCAAGTTAAAATAAACCGTAAGTTCTTAGATttcctgtaatattataagtaattatttttaacataaattataggtttatcatgaaaaattgtattaatttaatttctgaaaaaatacatatcaaaacaattttaaataaatataatatgtatttatttaaagagtgCTATACAGCAGTGTTTCCCAACCTATGGGTCACGACTGGTTAAACTTacccataaataaatttataatcatactaTTTTTCTTCTTCTCCGTAGTTAACGACCTTTAAGACTAAACTGATAATCATATGCTATGCCATTTCTTTATATCCTCCGCTATGACTCGCCAAAAAGTATCTGGTTCAACTTGTTCCACATCTTTTGACACTTAGTCTTCCTACCTCGACCTTGACCTATCAACTGATTTTATGCTTTCTGGAGAGCCACATAGTACCTTGTAATAAGGGCTCTTTCTTTTCTTCATGCGTGGCCAGCCCATAAGAGTCGCCTCTTCCTTATATCGTCGACTATTTTTGACTTTGGATATAGCTCACTGATCTCCACATTATGTCTGATTCTCCACTCTCCTGTATTGCTATCTATGCAAGGGCCAAAAATCGACTGCAAAGCTTTTTGTTCAATTACTAATAACTGTTAAAAACATGGGAAATGAACTAACTGAGTACATATATTTGTTGGTGAAGGAGATTTGGGTAAAGGAGGTGATTCTCGAAGattggaaaaattatttgttctaaTTACAAGAACGGGGATAGAAAATTGTGTAATTACAGAGACATAGCCCTACTTAATGTCACGTATAAGATATTGTCAAACTGTATTTTAGACAGAGTGAGACCATAGGCAGAGAAATTACTGGGAGACTACCAGGTAGGATTTAGGAAAAATAGATCGACGATTGACCAAATATTCATAGTAAGACAAATACTACAAAAGATGAGGGAATTTAATAAAGAAGTGCAcatgatatttattgattttaaaaaggtCTACTACTGCATTCATCGTGAACCTTTAATGTCTATACTAGAAAAATATGGTCTCCCACTAATATTAGTCAATCTCATAAAGACAAGCTCCTTGAATACGGAAATAAAAGTACAGATTCCTACCTCTTTATCAacagattttgaaaaaaaaggacATTGGCAATTATACACTGTTTTCCACCTTTGGATCTATACGGATATAGATTTGAATTAGGGCAAGCTTGGTATAGGAAGCTCAATCAAGATGTATGCGGTGGTTCAAGTGCGTCGATgcactttaaaatatgtaagtcaCCCATGGATAAAGTTAACACATTCGAGACGGTCCGTCATAATCTAAAAGTTACGTTTGAGACGCGTAACGTATCTGGCgcgttacaatattttacttataaaagacGAATCACGCGTCTCGCGCGTTGTGTCTACtatcgaattttaaaaatcgatataaaatcatatactcACACCATTGTTTTCATACGACAATCAATCGATAAGTAATATCgtaaagattttttatataaaaagaataaattatttgctcCACGTGGAGCGTCTCTGGAATTTGATTCGAATCGCCTATTGGCTgttaataatagttgttttcaattaataattttatcaaaataatatttttcattttcttggGCTGTCGTGTGTCGGCTTGACGGAGTTTGTTGACGGAGTTTGTTCCTAAAtggtaatactattttatttatataattttatgtgtatagacacgcatattacgtattatacgtcataatattgtcttgttatcgaattatttctaaaataaaatagacgctgtatacatttgatttttattcagagcgtgattagtaaataatttacgtttaatattttattatttttacactgaaaaatgtctaaaaaaattaacgaccAAGACATAAGTCGTATGTTAGATGAATTTATGGATGATAGTGGATCTGATAGAGAAGATGataatgttgataataatagttctGACGAGGACACGTGTGAAGCTGTTTATACGAATTTGTTACCGGTTGCATTTGAAAATGAATGTGCAAATCTTTTTGAAAATCTTGTTGAAATGGTTGacaatattgataatgattTAA includes the following:
- the LOC113554615 gene encoding histone H4 is translated as MTGRGKGGKGLGKGGAKRHRKVLRDNIQGITKPAIRRLARRGGVKRISGLIYEETRGVLKVFLENVIRDAVTYTEHAKRKTVTAMDVVYALKRQGRTLYGFGG
- the LOC113554619 gene encoding histone H2A-like, whose amino-acid sequence is MSGRGKAGKSKGGKSKTRSSRAGLQFPVGRIHRLLRKGNYAERVGAGAPVYLAAVMEYLAAEVLELAGNAARDNKKSRIIPRHLQLAIRNDEELNKLLSGVTIAQGGVLPNIQAVLLPKKTEKKV
- the LOC113554612 gene encoding histone H2B, with the translated sequence MAPGGKSAGKAMKKSSGKAQKNIAKSDKKRKPKRKESYAIYIYKVLKQVHPDTGVSSKAMSIMNSFVNDLFERIAAESSRLAHYNKRSTITSREIQTAVRLLLPGELAKHAVSEGTKAVTKYTSSK